From Aliarcobacter butzleri, the proteins below share one genomic window:
- a CDS encoding plasminogen-binding N-terminal domain-containing protein encodes MKKTFNKALFLGAISLLSSNLLADETICYKNGLDLPSQIETSKLDGGICEGKLTLNDMKKSGWDILDIQVTTSQNKLSYSYYFYKNTNQALSNTPKTYANSLNYSKKEFSIKPIGAKVVNLKDNQSTIEIGNLTVGQSGIVVHIYDNDKRLIVANAKVISSTPTSSVVEYFPFDDLKQDAIPTTKRVVTNNDVIVLNYMYNQSLLIAPDYDSFQAVRSDFKQNNFIHSDIFGTKLKVNNQPFPTKEDIQKFAIEQNLGTIFFVLDSKVYILDTKTFAILDVYSFPVNIKEKQMPFYTRVEEIKGPLIDFSSIPFFSDKEDLGYDDYYKQILGLK; translated from the coding sequence ATGAAAAAAACGTTTAACAAAGCTCTATTTTTAGGTGCAATATCTCTACTTTCAAGTAATTTATTAGCTGATGAAACTATTTGTTATAAAAATGGTTTAGATTTACCTTCTCAAATTGAAACTTCAAAACTTGATGGTGGAATTTGTGAAGGAAAATTGACTTTAAATGATATGAAAAAATCTGGTTGGGATATTTTAGATATTCAAGTTACAACATCTCAAAATAAACTTAGCTATTCATACTATTTTTATAAAAATACAAATCAAGCTTTATCAAATACACCTAAAACTTATGCAAATAGTTTAAACTATTCTAAAAAAGAGTTTTCAATCAAACCTATTGGTGCAAAAGTTGTAAATCTAAAAGATAACCAAAGTACAATTGAAATTGGTAATTTAACTGTTGGACAATCTGGTATTGTTGTACATATTTATGATAATGATAAAAGATTAATTGTTGCAAATGCAAAAGTTATCAGTTCAACTCCTACTTCATCAGTTGTTGAATATTTTCCTTTTGATGACTTAAAACAAGATGCTATTCCAACTACAAAAAGAGTTGTAACAAATAATGATGTAATCGTTTTAAATTATATGTACAATCAATCTTTATTAATTGCACCTGATTATGATAGCTTCCAAGCAGTAAGAAGTGATTTTAAACAAAATAACTTTATTCACTCAGATATTTTTGGTACAAAATTAAAAGTAAATAATCAACCTTTCCCAACAAAAGAAGATATTCAAAAATTTGCAATTGAACAAAACTTAGGAACAATCTTCTTTGTATTAGATAGTAAAGTATATATTCTTGATACAAAAACATTTGCTATATTAGATGTTTATAGCTTTCCTGTAAATATAAAAGAGAAACAAATGCCATTTTATACAAGAGTTGAAGAGATAAAAGGACCTCTTATTGATTTTTCATCTATTCCATTTTTCTCTGATAAAGAAGATTTAGGTTATGATGATTATTATAAGCAAATTTTAGGATTAAAATAA
- a CDS encoding FAD-binding oxidoreductase, with protein sequence MIDKKHLDYLTSIVGVENIKSDKAHLIAFCYDATRSRFEPDAVVFPRHEQDVSDILKYCNEHKIVIVPRGAGSGFTGGALPANGGIILSLERHMNKLLEIDMENMVGVVQPGLINMQFQKAVEEVGLFYPPDPASEEYSSLGGNVSENAGGMRAAKYGITKDYVMALRAVLPNGDIIVAGKKTIKDVAGYNTAGILIASEGTLAVITEITLKLIPKPKFKKTYMGVFPSVDSAMTAVFKSLAAGANPVAMEFLDALVIKALKQKFPHISLPENAGGILVGDVDASSEDEINSQLETLKNSFAQNGSIDFIVASDEEESKKLWFARRNASPATMIYGTKKLNEDISVPRSKLPVALEGIYKIGGKYGFNVPCFGHAGDGNIHVNVMVKDKTNEKEMEDGHKAIEEIFQYVVDLGGTLSGEHGIGLSKAPFMNIAFTEAEMNLFRSIKKAFDPNNILNPFKMGL encoded by the coding sequence ATGATTGATAAAAAACATTTAGATTATTTAACTTCTATTGTAGGTGTTGAAAATATAAAAAGTGATAAAGCTCACTTAATTGCTTTTTGTTATGATGCAACAAGAAGTAGATTTGAACCTGATGCTGTAGTTTTTCCAAGACATGAACAGGACGTTAGTGATATTTTAAAATATTGTAATGAACATAAAATAGTTATCGTTCCAAGAGGAGCTGGTTCAGGTTTTACTGGTGGTGCACTTCCAGCAAATGGTGGAATTATTCTTTCACTTGAAAGACATATGAATAAACTACTTGAAATTGATATGGAAAATATGGTTGGAGTTGTTCAACCAGGACTTATAAATATGCAATTTCAAAAAGCAGTTGAAGAAGTAGGACTATTTTATCCACCAGATCCAGCAAGTGAGGAATATTCGTCTCTTGGAGGAAATGTAAGTGAAAACGCAGGTGGAATGAGAGCTGCAAAATATGGTATTACAAAAGATTATGTAATGGCATTAAGAGCAGTTTTACCAAATGGAGATATTATAGTTGCTGGTAAAAAAACTATTAAAGATGTAGCAGGTTATAACACAGCTGGAATTTTAATAGCAAGTGAAGGAACTTTAGCAGTTATCACTGAAATTACTTTAAAACTAATTCCAAAACCAAAATTCAAAAAAACATATATGGGAGTTTTTCCTAGCGTTGATAGTGCCATGACAGCTGTTTTTAAATCACTTGCTGCTGGTGCTAATCCTGTTGCAATGGAATTTTTAGATGCTCTTGTAATTAAAGCATTAAAACAAAAATTTCCTCATATTAGCCTTCCTGAAAATGCAGGTGGAATTTTAGTTGGTGATGTTGATGCAAGTAGTGAAGATGAAATAAACTCTCAATTAGAAACTTTAAAAAACTCTTTTGCACAAAATGGTTCTATTGATTTTATAGTGGCAAGTGATGAAGAAGAGAGCAAAAAGCTTTGGTTTGCAAGAAGAAATGCAAGTCCAGCAACTATGATTTATGGAACTAAAAAATTAAATGAAGATATTTCTGTTCCAAGAAGTAAATTACCAGTTGCATTAGAAGGAATCTATAAAATTGGTGGAAAATATGGATTCAACGTTCCTTGTTTTGGTCATGCAGGAGATGGAAATATCCACGTAAATGTTATGGTTAAAGACAAAACAAATGAAAAAGAGATGGAAGATGGACATAAAGCTATCGAAGAAATTTTTCAATATGTTGTAGATTTAGGTGGAACTTTAAGTGGAGAACATGGTATTGGACTTTCAAAAGCACCATTTATGAATATTGCATTTACTGAAGCTGAGATGAATCTATTTAGAAGTATCAAAAAAGCTTTTGACCCAAATAACATCTTAAATCCTTTTAAAATGGGATTATAA
- a CDS encoding YihY family inner membrane protein has product MQKEDGNINLLKKFILAVDSFFNDDTTYYAASLSFFTIFSILPIIALAIAIISNFPEFHAYMNTFTIYLFNFINPTHSKDIIEALENYISNSNKLGFLGIIYMIFVFVMFFKDYDYIVNKIHETIRRPVILSFFIYSLFFIIFPLFFVILTFVLSFLENDFLRNSISFIFTWFIFFSLFKLSANKKIANYAALISSFFTLAVLSISKNLFIYYVIYNKTYTTIYGSLATLLFTFFWIYVSWIIYLYGIKMCHKLDLKMKKS; this is encoded by the coding sequence ATGCAAAAAGAAGATGGTAATATAAATCTTTTAAAAAAATTTATTCTTGCTGTTGATTCATTTTTTAATGATGATACAACTTACTATGCAGCGAGTTTAAGTTTTTTTACTATCTTCTCTATTTTACCAATAATTGCTCTAGCAATAGCAATTATTTCAAATTTTCCAGAATTTCATGCTTATATGAATACTTTTACTATTTATCTGTTTAATTTTATAAATCCAACTCATTCAAAAGATATAATCGAAGCTTTAGAAAACTATATTTCTAATTCAAACAAATTAGGATTTTTAGGAATTATTTATATGATATTTGTTTTTGTGATGTTTTTTAAAGATTATGATTATATTGTAAATAAAATTCACGAAACAATAAGACGTCCTGTTATATTATCTTTTTTTATTTATTCTTTATTTTTTATAATATTTCCTCTATTTTTTGTCATTTTAACTTTTGTTTTGTCATTCTTAGAAAATGATTTTTTGCGAAACTCTATATCTTTTATATTTACTTGGTTTATATTTTTTAGTTTATTTAAATTAAGTGCAAATAAAAAAATAGCTAATTATGCAGCTTTAATATCATCATTTTTTACTTTAGCAGTTTTAAGTATCTCTAAAAATCTATTTATTTATTATGTAATTTATAATAAAACTTATACAACTATTTATGGTTCACTTGCTACTTTATTGTTTACATTTTTTTGGATTTATGTTTCATGGATAATATATTTATATGGAATAAAGATGTGTCACAAACTAGATTTAAAAATGAAAAAATCTTAA
- a CDS encoding HNH endonuclease, whose protein sequence is MIETLKKMFSTKEDTKIDEFEIFLEILESYMKTNHPKIKIDYSVSKHFENETNLKVRKSLMIENIVKQFQNFEYIKTTQKSIQKDKLWNGYNLNSATNFKYPVDWLKRKEFVYRRDEGCCNRCGKFLAELTDVHTAFAKEIKDGGTYHFENIIILCFDCYKIVDFNQNDSKGNLHISLNDKLLDLVKN, encoded by the coding sequence TTGATTGAGACACTAAAAAAGATGTTTTCTACAAAAGAAGATACTAAAATTGATGAATTTGAAATATTTTTAGAAATTTTAGAATCTTATATGAAAACTAATCATCCAAAAATTAAAATAGATTACAGTGTCTCAAAACATTTTGAAAATGAAACAAATCTAAAAGTTAGAAAAAGTTTAATGATTGAAAATATTGTTAAACAATTTCAAAACTTTGAATATATAAAAACTACTCAAAAATCAATTCAAAAAGATAAACTTTGGAATGGATATAACTTAAATTCGGCAACAAATTTTAAATATCCAGTTGACTGGCTAAAAAGAAAAGAGTTTGTTTATAGAAGAGATGAGGGTTGTTGTAATAGATGTGGAAAATTTTTAGCTGAATTAACTGATGTTCATACAGCTTTTGCAAAAGAGATAAAAGATGGTGGTACTTACCATTTTGAAAATATTATAATATTGTGTTTTGATTGTTATAAAATTGTAGATTTTAATCAAAATGATTCAAAAGGAAATTTACACATTTCTTTAAATGATAAATTATTAGATTTAGTGAAAAATTAA
- the murA gene encoding UDP-N-acetylglucosamine 1-carboxyvinyltransferase — protein sequence MEYLKIVGGKDISGSVEISGAKNAALPLIACTILGKNEITIGNLPNVVDINTFLKLILKLGGSFVKEENKVKINTSTINNTTATYDIVKTMRASILVLGPLLARFGHCEVSLPGGCAIGQRPVDLHLKALEQMGAKIEILQGYIKATAPNGLKGAKIVFDKVTVGGTENIVMAAALAHGVTTIINAAKEPEIVQLCEVLANSGVKIEGIGTSKIVIEGTGQKLIDIKPFDVIPDRIEAGTYMCAAAITNKKLKINKVIPLHLEAVISKLEEMNFEVLQDENSVTILPTNEIKPVNIITTEYPGFPTDMQAQFMALATQANGTSTIDERLFENRFMHVSELLRLGADIHLNGNIATINGKMGSLNGTDVMATDLRASSALVLAALVANGETNIHRIYHLDRGYENLEGKLSLIGADVKRSKED from the coding sequence ATGGAATATTTAAAAATTGTTGGTGGAAAAGATATTTCAGGAAGTGTAGAAATATCTGGAGCAAAAAATGCTGCTTTACCTTTGATTGCTTGTACAATTTTAGGAAAAAATGAGATTACTATTGGTAATTTACCAAATGTTGTAGATATAAATACTTTTTTAAAACTTATTTTAAAACTTGGTGGAAGTTTTGTAAAAGAAGAAAACAAAGTAAAAATAAATACTTCAACTATAAATAATACGACAGCAACTTATGATATTGTAAAAACTATGAGAGCTTCAATTTTAGTTTTAGGTCCATTATTAGCTAGATTTGGACATTGCGAAGTTTCTCTTCCAGGAGGTTGTGCAATAGGTCAAAGACCAGTTGATTTACACTTAAAAGCATTAGAGCAAATGGGTGCAAAAATAGAGATTCTTCAAGGATATATAAAAGCAACAGCACCAAATGGTTTAAAAGGTGCAAAAATTGTATTTGATAAAGTAACTGTTGGTGGAACTGAAAATATAGTTATGGCAGCAGCTCTTGCCCATGGTGTAACAACAATTATAAATGCAGCAAAAGAACCTGAAATTGTACAGCTTTGTGAAGTTTTAGCAAATAGTGGTGTTAAAATAGAAGGTATTGGAACATCAAAAATTGTAATAGAAGGAACAGGACAAAAATTAATTGATATAAAACCTTTTGATGTAATTCCTGATAGAATCGAAGCTGGAACTTATATGTGTGCTGCTGCAATTACAAATAAAAAGTTAAAAATAAACAAAGTTATTCCTTTACATCTTGAAGCAGTTATTTCAAAACTTGAAGAAATGAATTTTGAAGTATTACAAGATGAAAATAGTGTTACAATTTTACCAACAAATGAAATAAAACCTGTAAACATAATCACAACAGAATATCCTGGATTTCCAACAGATATGCAAGCACAATTTATGGCACTTGCAACTCAAGCAAATGGAACAAGTACTATTGATGAAAGATTATTTGAAAATAGATTTATGCATGTTAGTGAACTTTTAAGACTTGGAGCAGATATTCATCTAAATGGAAATATTGCGACAATCAATGGTAAAATGGGAAGCTTAAATGGAACAGATGTTATGGCTACTGATTTGAGAGCTTCTTCTGCTCTTGTATTAGCTGCACTTGTAGCTAACGGAGAGACAAATATTCACAGAATTTATCATCTTGATAGAGGGTATGAAAATCTTGAAGGTAAACTTTCTCTTATTGGTGCAGATGTAAAAAGATCTAAAGAGGACTAA
- a CDS encoding DMT family transporter, with product MDEQLSKGIKYILLASFLFALMSVAAKHLSNSMSSVEVVFFRNIFGVIFILISIYRSPLKQLGGKFWLLVFRGFIGFVSLLFFFYNIANIPLGEAMTFSKTSAIFTAIFAYLFLKEKLGFKGWIGVFVGFIGILFITEFNGTNLEKSDYLGILSGIGAALAYTSVRELRRYYDSRAIVLSFMAIGALGPLILMIIGNFYTNPHLDFMLATFIMPEVNDWIFIILLGIFATFAQIFMTKAYSFAKAGIIGTISYSDIAFSIILGTLLGDKIPSFLIVLGIILIIISGLLVSTKKN from the coding sequence TTGGATGAACAATTATCAAAAGGAATAAAATATATACTTCTTGCTTCATTTTTATTTGCACTTATGAGTGTTGCTGCAAAACATTTAAGTAACTCTATGAGCTCAGTAGAAGTTGTATTTTTTAGAAATATTTTTGGAGTAATATTTATTTTAATATCTATTTATCGCTCTCCATTAAAACAACTTGGTGGAAAATTTTGGTTATTAGTATTTAGAGGATTTATTGGCTTTGTTTCACTTTTATTTTTCTTTTATAATATTGCAAATATCCCTTTAGGTGAAGCCATGACTTTTTCAAAAACTTCAGCGATTTTCACAGCAATTTTTGCTTATTTATTTTTAAAAGAAAAACTTGGTTTTAAAGGCTGGATTGGAGTTTTTGTAGGATTTATAGGAATTTTATTTATCACTGAATTTAATGGAACAAATTTAGAAAAAAGTGACTATTTAGGGATACTTTCAGGAATAGGAGCTGCACTTGCATATACTTCTGTGAGAGAATTAAGAAGATATTATGATTCAAGAGCAATAGTTTTATCTTTTATGGCAATAGGAGCACTTGGACCACTAATTTTAATGATAATTGGAAATTTTTATACAAACCCTCATCTTGATTTTATGTTAGCAACTTTTATAATGCCAGAAGTAAATGATTGGATATTTATTATCTTATTAGGAATTTTTGCAACTTTTGCACAAATCTTTATGACAAAAGCATATTCTTTTGCAAAAGCTGGAATTATAGGCACTATTTCATATAGTGATATAGCATTTTCAATAATATTAGGAACTCTTTTAGGAGATAAAATCCCTTC